The Yersinia intermedia genome window below encodes:
- a CDS encoding rhodanese-like domain-containing protein, protein MLQEIMQFISQHPVLSLAWVALFVAVIFTSFKTSLSKVKEITRGEATRLINKEDAVVVDIRTRDDYRKGHIASSINLLPSDIKNGNLAELEKHKAQPIIVVCATGTTSRASAELLNKAGFERVFTLKEGISGWSGENLPLARGK, encoded by the coding sequence ATGTTGCAAGAAATTATGCAATTCATTAGCCAGCATCCGGTTTTGAGTCTGGCCTGGGTGGCGTTGTTCGTCGCCGTAATTTTCACCAGCTTTAAGACCTCTCTCTCTAAAGTGAAAGAGATCACCCGTGGTGAAGCGACGCGTCTGATTAACAAAGAAGATGCGGTTGTGGTTGATATCCGCACACGTGATGATTATCGCAAAGGCCATATCGCCAGTTCTATTAATTTGCTGCCAAGCGACATTAAAAACGGTAATTTGGCTGAATTGGAAAAACACAAAGCACAACCTATCATTGTGGTTTGTGCTACTGGTACAACCTCTCGTGCTTCGGCTGAACTGCTGAACAAAGCGGGCTTTGAACGCGTATTTACCTTGAAAGAAGGTATCTCCGGCTGGAGTGGCGAGAATCTACCACTGGCGCGCGGCAAGTAA
- the grxC gene encoding glutaredoxin 3: MAKIEIYTKATCPFCHRAKALLNNKGAAFHEIAIDSDPAKREEMIARSGRTTVPQVFIDGQHIGGCDDLHALDARGGLDPLL, translated from the coding sequence ATGGCGAAAATTGAGATTTATACCAAAGCAACCTGCCCGTTCTGCCATCGTGCCAAAGCACTGCTGAACAACAAAGGTGCTGCTTTCCATGAAATCGCAATTGACAGTGATCCGGCCAAACGCGAAGAGATGATTGCTCGCAGCGGGCGGACGACCGTGCCTCAGGTATTTATTGATGGGCAGCATATCGGTGGCTGTGATGATTTACACGCCCTGGATGCGCGCGGTGGGCTTGATCCGCTGCTTTAA
- the secB gene encoding protein-export chaperone SecB, translating into MSEQNNTEMAFQIQRIYTKDISFEAPNAPQVFQQDWQPEVKLDLDTASSQLAEDVYEVVLRVTVTASLGEETAFLCEVQQGGIFSIAGIDGTQLAHCLGAYCPNILFPYARECITSLVSRGTFPQLNLAPVNFDALFMNYLQQQADGEGAEQRQDA; encoded by the coding sequence ATGTCCGAACAAAACAACACAGAGATGGCTTTCCAGATCCAGCGTATCTACACTAAAGATATCTCTTTCGAAGCGCCAAATGCCCCGCAGGTTTTCCAGCAGGATTGGCAACCAGAAGTTAAACTTGATCTTGATACTGCTTCTAGTCAACTGGCTGAAGATGTGTATGAAGTGGTACTGCGAGTGACGGTAACCGCCTCTTTGGGTGAAGAAACTGCATTCCTGTGCGAAGTTCAACAGGGTGGCATCTTCTCCATCGCGGGTATCGATGGTACCCAGTTGGCGCATTGCTTAGGTGCGTACTGCCCGAACATTTTGTTCCCGTATGCTCGCGAATGCATCACCAGCCTGGTTTCTCGCGGTACTTTCCCACAGCTTAATTTGGCACCGGTTAACTTTGATGCCCTGTTCATGAACTATCTGCAACAGCAGGCTGACGGCGAAGGTGCTGAACAACGTCAGGATGCCTGA
- the gpsA gene encoding NAD(P)H-dependent glycerol-3-phosphate dehydrogenase, with the protein MNTINASMTVIGAGSYGTALAITLARNGHQVVLWGHDPKHIQVLQRDRCNQAFLPDVPFPDTLLLETDLARALAASRDVLVVVPSHVFGAVLHQLKPHLRKDARIVWATKGLEAETGRLLADVAREVLGETIPLAVVSGPTFAKELAAGLPTAIALASTDVQFSEDLQQLLHCGKSFRVYSNADFIGVQLGGAVKNVIAIGAGMSDGIGFGANARTALITRGLAEMTRLGSALGADPSTFMGMAGLGDLVLTCTDNQSRNRRFGIMLGQGLGVQEAQDKIGQVVEGYRNTKEVLALAQRHGVEMPITEQIYQVLYCHKNAREAALTLLGRTKKDEKSGI; encoded by the coding sequence ATGAACACCATCAATGCTTCAATGACTGTAATCGGTGCCGGATCTTACGGCACCGCATTAGCCATTACGCTGGCGCGTAATGGCCATCAAGTCGTGTTATGGGGCCATGACCCTAAGCATATTCAGGTTTTACAACGTGATCGTTGTAACCAAGCTTTCCTACCCGATGTTCCTTTCCCTGATACCTTATTACTGGAAACCGATCTGGCCCGTGCGCTGGCAGCCAGCCGCGATGTGTTAGTCGTGGTACCTAGCCATGTCTTTGGCGCGGTATTGCATCAGTTGAAACCGCATTTACGCAAGGATGCACGTATCGTCTGGGCCACCAAAGGGCTTGAGGCCGAAACTGGCCGCTTGCTGGCGGATGTGGCGCGCGAAGTGCTGGGTGAAACTATCCCGCTGGCGGTGGTGTCTGGCCCAACCTTTGCTAAAGAGTTGGCCGCAGGGTTACCGACGGCAATTGCGCTGGCATCGACCGATGTGCAATTTAGCGAAGACCTGCAACAGTTATTGCACTGTGGCAAAAGCTTCCGGGTTTACAGTAATGCTGATTTTATCGGGGTGCAGCTTGGCGGTGCGGTGAAAAACGTGATTGCGATTGGTGCCGGGATGTCCGATGGCATTGGCTTTGGCGCGAACGCCCGTACTGCACTGATAACCCGTGGTTTGGCCGAAATGACGCGGCTGGGTTCTGCATTAGGTGCCGACCCTTCCACCTTTATGGGCATGGCAGGCTTGGGCGATTTGGTGCTAACCTGCACAGATAATCAATCTCGTAACCGCCGGTTTGGTATTATGCTGGGCCAAGGGTTAGGCGTACAAGAAGCGCAGGACAAGATTGGTCAGGTGGTTGAAGGTTACCGCAATACCAAAGAAGTTCTGGCATTAGCACAGCGCCATGGTGTTGAAATGCCGATAACTGAACAGATCTATCAAGTGCTCTATTGTCACAAAAATGCCCGTGAAGCGGCATTGACCTTATTGGGTCGGACCAAAAAAGATGAGAAAAGCGGCATTTGA
- the cysE gene encoding serine O-acetyltransferase, whose translation MSSEELELVWSSIKSEARALAECEPMLASFFHATLLKHENLGSALSYILANKLANPIMPAIAIREVVEDAYRADAQMIVSAARDILAVRLRDPAVDKYSTPLLYLKGFHALQAYRIGHWLWAQDRKALAIYLQNQVSVAFGVDIHPAATIGCGIMLDHATGIVIGETAVVENDVSILQSVTLGGTGKTSGDRHPKIREGVMIGAGAKILGNIEVGRGAKIGAGSVVLQAVPAHTTAAGVPARIVGKPESDKPSLDMDQHFNGITHGFEYGDGI comes from the coding sequence ATGTCGTCAGAAGAGTTAGAACTGGTCTGGAGTAGCATTAAATCAGAAGCAAGAGCACTGGCTGAGTGTGAACCCATGCTGGCGAGCTTTTTTCACGCGACATTATTGAAGCATGAGAATTTAGGCAGTGCCCTGAGTTATATTCTCGCGAATAAACTGGCTAATCCGATCATGCCTGCTATTGCCATCCGTGAAGTGGTTGAAGATGCCTATCGTGCAGATGCTCAGATGATAGTCTCGGCAGCGCGGGATATTCTGGCGGTGCGGCTGCGTGACCCGGCTGTTGATAAATACTCTACGCCACTGCTGTATCTCAAAGGTTTTCACGCCTTACAGGCTTATCGTATCGGTCATTGGTTGTGGGCGCAGGATCGTAAAGCGCTCGCCATTTACCTTCAAAATCAAGTCTCTGTTGCTTTTGGTGTCGATATCCACCCTGCGGCGACCATTGGCTGCGGCATCATGTTGGACCACGCTACCGGTATTGTTATTGGCGAAACGGCAGTGGTTGAGAATGATGTATCGATCCTGCAATCGGTTACCCTGGGGGGGACCGGTAAAACCAGCGGCGATCGTCATCCGAAGATCCGTGAAGGTGTGATGATTGGGGCTGGGGCAAAAATTTTGGGGAATATCGAGGTTGGACGCGGTGCGAAAATTGGCGCCGGGTCAGTTGTGTTGCAGGCGGTTCCCGCTCATACCACTGCCGCAGGGGTACCTGCTCGCATCGTTGGTAAACCCGAAAGCGATAAGCCATCATTGGACATGGACCAGCATTTCAATGGGATTACCCATGGGTTTGAGTACGGCGACGGCATCTGA